The Sulfurospirillum sp. UCH001 genome segment GCAATACCACACAAAATCAATGCAGCTTTTTTAAGTGTAAAAAGTGTGCGTAAACGCTTCTCTTCTAAAACTTTCAAAGAAGGATACATCGAATCATAATAGTAATCCATCAATGAAGCAAGATTTGTCTTCAAGACTTACCTAGTTTTTAAAAAGATTTTTTACATCAACGTTTGCGCGTTCACTAGAGGGAACACTAAAAACTTCTTTACGTTCCAGTTTCATAAGATTTGCCATAAAATTGGTTGGAAACATCTCTATCGCATTGTTATAATCCGTCACACTTTGATTATAAGCTCTGCGTGCGGCTGATATTTGCTCTTCAAGCTCATTTAGTGTACCTTGAAGATGTAAAAAATTTTCATTGGCTTTTAGTGTAGGATAATTTTCAACCGCTACCATAAGATTTCCAAGCATGGAAGAGAGCTGTTTTTCTAACGCTATTTTGGCACTATCATCTAATGTGTCACGCTGCCCTTTTGTACGAAGTTCTGTAATTTTTTCAAGGGTAATACGTTCATGCACCATGTATTCTTTTACACTTGCTACAAGATTAGGAAGAAGATCGTACCGTTTTT includes the following:
- a CDS encoding LemA family protein, giving the protein METFLIVAGLILLSIVFMYNTLISKKNQVENIFAGLDAILKKRYDLLPNLVASVKEYMVHERITLEKITELRTKGQRDTLDDSAKIALEKQLSSMLGNLMVAVENYPTLKANENFLHLQGTLNELEEQISAARRAYNQSVTDYNNAIEMFPTNFMANLMKLERKEVFSVPSSERANVDVKNLFKN